taatcatctataaaagtgatgaaataaacagccccatgccttcttctcacattcattgaaccacaaacgtcagaatggattaaatgcataggaacgtcagctcttttaccttttccaaatggtttccttgtcgttttccctactaggcaatgctcacatatgggcaaatcgactttttcaattttgcccaaccaaccctctttggctagtctattcatacattattggccaatatgaccaagtctagcatgccacacattcacatcattatcatatgaagtaggagacgtgaaacaagggaataacaaatattgacataacCACAGTCAACATATAGtgcaataaaaccatctagaaagtgaccacaatcatagtagtttgtatccaaatacaaatctacaccgttattacggaagttcacactaaaaccaagcttaaccaacatcaaaacagatacttaaatttcaacgaatctccagagcatttagaacatcatgtaggaactaaggtgcgtccaccacacatgttcagttggcggtgccaatccctttaacttcagctctggagttgtttcccacatagatccacttagttccaattggtattcgtcggaattccacgaaggatcctccaTCCTTCGCTACAttgtctgttgctcctgaatctacagtccacaaaggattggattcagtctATAAAGAagaacttgacacaaaagcaaagttctcaaatgtacaagaggtgtataccttctttggctcacgacagtcgcgagcatagtgacctttcttgtcacaattgtaacacctcacccttgacattttcttcacttgaggacgtttcctctcttgtgttggttaactcttgatctcttgcaataaggacttgatcctttgcattcccacatattgaacgaatcaatacgcttgcgcttagagctcaaagccctttctgagctagaaccagcatagCAAATTTCTGttttcagctcacatgccgttaaacggtcctctaccagctcaaggtggcgcacagcatcctcaagatcttccataacatggtcaagagcttctagtgcttcttgcttttccaacacatattgaatcttcatattcaatatttcacaattgttgccgttcatatcagcaattacgttcttagttacTGAAaacatcgatctgaacacattagacatacatgcacgaataattaatgcctatcatttatgcatccctatttgcacagacccatcatatcaatgaataatttcaagtaaggtttcagaatcaaaaggtcactatgtttccaatcatcctccaaaatcctaacttaaaactatcattaatataattgtcttatgcaaaacaaattctatgaagttacaaaaacttctataactacccacagctaactactcacagcaatcagcaattaacagaaagcaacagataattgacattcaatgaaataataatcctttcaactaatacaacaatccattacactaagtaatatacacagaagaaaatatcaacatagaaaaagatattcacactcaataacatctcaaactaatctaagaaataaatagggaaagtcccttctaatctatcaatCAAAGTATCtaagaaaactgaaggcacatttgccaatcatggaaaaacttttggagagctctcatgtcgccaccaaggcgcattcactctgcgccatgtggtactcaatctaagggttgaagttttggccaactcaatcctatagtactctcttacaaaagcttccactagccccctgtaatccgggaccacgttgacctcccatagccgatctaacactgcttgccattcaggtggaagagtgttcatcaaagccagcaccttctcaaaatccggcataagataaccattccagatgatttcctgtatcatcttattgaccttgaccatgtgtgatactaaatcaccatcaagccaccgataatcagctaactctttcatcagccttttcagtctagctcttccttcgtccgttctcgggattgcaggtatccgtgcataacgcatcatagttcccgcaacaaatgcagaactaaaatggatcacttttaatccacaataaacaaaatggaaaatacataattttccatgattcatgcaacaaatgcagaataaaaaatagattacctctaacccacacagacataattgaaaaaaaaaaaaaagaaacaaatccttttttttttttttttgggtcaacggtcaaagtcaacggtcaacggtcgtcggtcaacggtcaacggggtCAACGGTAAGGttgtcggaccggtcggaccggacggaccggtcgggccggacggaccggtcgggccggacGGACCGGAcgggccggtcggaccggacggaccggtcggaccggacggaccggtcggaccggtcggccGGTTCGGGCGAACGGACGGCACGTGCCGCacgcgtgcgcgggctgacgtcacgcagacatCAACCTGCACGTGCCGCGCGTGCCGGCGTCCGCGGttcaggtcgggtcgggtcgccggccggtgatcGCCGGCGAAAACATCGCCGTgccgacgtcatcgatgacgccaCCCTAGCGGTTatcgaccgttgggtgacgtcatgccgACGTCAGCACGCTGTCGGCCCGCGGACCGGCgtgtgccggttcgccggccggcggcgagcacgcgccggttcgccgaccggcgcgtgtgtcgcacgcgctgggcgagccagcgcttccgagcgcgtcgcgcccacgcgcaacaccttctggccgcgcgtgtgggcacGTGCGGCATCacccggcggcgcacgacatgtcgccggactcgcctcgacgacctctttcacccagtgccttcagaattcgattttgacttacgaaaactcagaaaaatggccgaacagcgctcgggtgtcgggatttctcgccccgatccgtgccGGCcgattttcttcatgaaaattcaatcaaaaacttcaaacaggtcgggaaaaacgtgaactagggctctgataccaatgttgggaatatcagatccccgaaaaccggattcgacactaaatcgaacccctaaatccgtgcggaagacgaagcccgggaaaacatgtatcaccgatcgtaaagcacaccacggagtcgagcgtaccttgttagccatagattagacaccgacgctgataagaggaagagatttggccctgttcgatccgatgacgccttgaaggaaagaagaaacgTGCCTTTTTGccttactgtttcttctttttctttttgagagagaatgcgcgggagaggagaagacgtacgtcaATTCTGCCAagaggtgtcttctctctctctctcctcccttttataccttcccccatccatgggccctattcccgtgggccgggccttttgggcccagcatgggcggacgggccttaagcctatcaccaattaaaaccatcatttTCCATTGCCAACCGTCCACCTAATTGATGGATGCACTATTTTTCTCTCCATTATCAGGCTCTGCCATCTCCGTGAGGGTTGAGAGCCTTTACTTTGGGGAAGTAGAGTCCTTTGATTATTTGATTCGAAAAGGCTAAGGGGGATTGAATTAGTCTCCAAGCCTACTTTCCCGACATGACTTTGCTAAAATTCAAAGATCTATAAACCCGAGTCCCCCtgcattttccttaaatataaCTTTCTCCTTCCACCTTTCTAATTTCATGTTGACCCTTGCCAAAATCCAGGTCAATGGGATCGTCGATTAAGCAAATaacaagaaatttcaaaaagattgaTCACACTTAATCACGAAGGAAGCTAGTGCATTTACACTTGTAATGCTTGTTGCTTAACTAGTCCTCTAGCATAATATATGATAAGATCTTTAAATGAAACGACATATCTCTCAACTACACTTGATATATGAATTAGACCTCCTTGATTTAAGAGTTCATGTTAGGCTTACATGAATGGAGGTTATTGAGTAAAATTTGTTCAACATGTCATCAATTTTGCACAATCTAAATCCTATTCGGATAAATGACAAACCCTACTGATAATATGAAATAatgcatttttcatttttttttttgagcatcACACCATAGAAATTCAACCTAAACATTTGATGACAAATTTGTGAAAAGCTCAGTAGTCATCGATACATTTAtagttactttttttctttttatttaaatactCTATCACAGACTATGTTGGTCTCGCATACTTGATATTAAATTAGCCCCAACTCGAGTCATTACTCTTTTACATTGACGAACTTTTAGCTAGATAAGCAATCTTGAGGGAGATGACAACGTTGGTTTGGGAGGAGCTTGCAAGGCCTTAACACTTCCTTTTAGCATCTCCACAACTTGGGTCATAGATGGTCGAGCTCTCGGTTCGATCTGAATGCACCATAAGCCTATTACAATCATCTTCTTTGCAATTTCTTCATCCTCCTCGTTCGTGATCCCACGCAGCCCAAGCTCTTCTTGGAGCTCTAGGCGTTGTTGGACCCAATGAGGAAAGTATATTTCGTTGGTACTATCTCCCGTGAATTCGATGTTTCTCCTCTTACCGACCATCTCCAAAACCATCATGCCGTAGCTATAGACATCTGATTTGTGAGAAACCCCTCCGATGTTCCTTATGATCAACTCAGGAGCAATGTATCCAATGGTGCCCCGAGCACTTAGCATTGACACGATGCTCTCTTCTCTCAGACATATTTTGGCAAGACCAAAGTCGGAAATCTTAGGACAATAGTTTTTGTCAAGGAGAATATTGTGAGGCTTTATGTCAAAGTGCAAGATCCTTGTTTTGCAACCTCTATGCAAGTACTCTAGCCCGTGAGCTATGCCGAGTGAAATCTTGAACAATGTGTCCCAACTTAATTGTTGATCTACCTCCAAAGTGTTACTCCTGTTGAATATGAACTTTTCGAGTGAACCATTAGGCATGAATTCATAAACCAAAGCTCTTTTACTTCCTTCAAAACAGAACCCCAAGAGGCTAACAACATTGACATGAGAAGTCTTGCTTATGCTCAcaatttcattgaaaaattcttCTGCATCACCTGTTAGCTTCTTAAGAAGCTTCACTGCCACAAGTTGACCATCTCGAATCTTGCCTTTGTACACAATGCCATAGCCGCCCTCGCCTAACTTTTCTCTAAAAGAGTTGGTCATCCTCTTGATTTCTTCATAAGTGTATCTTCTAGAAAAGACGAGTCCCTCCATTTTTATTTCACCATCGAAATGTTTGCTCCTCTGCTGAATCAAAGCCATAATTTTTCTGATCATTGGTTTCTTCCTGAAGGAAAGCATTAAAATAAGGGCACTCCCCAATCCAACTCCTAATGCAGCTATTCCTGGAAaacaaagaatattttttaGCAGCAATCTCAGTTCTATCACTTTGTCAAGGCTTCAAAGTTTCGAACctttatttagaaaatactGAGCGAAAGCTACAATATAAATGTTTACCTATGGTACCTTTTACTCCCAAATTGCCATGTTTCTCTGCTAGGACACAAAACCTTGTCAAATAACTCCCAAATGAAGTTGTGATGAAACTAGTAAAAAGTGCTTCATATAGTGCAATAGATCGTGTGTGTGTATCATGTCGAAGAATTTATGGCTCATGCTTGGATCCAAACTCATTATAGTACTATTGTTGTCTATAAATAGAATGGCATATTAAAATCCCAAGAAGACAACAAGTAATTTTAGCCCAACACTCTGAAAATTTTACAGTAAATACGACCATATTCACTGATGTGCTCAAACCATTGCATATCATGGTTCGCTGATTCCTGATCAAACAATTAAGGCAAGGAAGGTTGCAAAGGATGGGATaataaagtttttaaaatttggaGTCTGAATTGCGACATGATCATGTCACGGCTTTAGGGGAATGAGCGGGTCATTTCCCGATTAACAAGCAAAGGGAAGGGTATGCCCAGCAATCCATCTCATTGAACAACTTTAGCTAATTGAATATTAGGAGAGAGTAAGCATACATACTCGAAGGGACACTTTCCCATTCTGGTGGGCAGGTCGTTGGATAGGCTCCATCACTGCAAAAACAATTGAATTCTTGCCTTGTCCTGTTATACCCGCATCTCCCCCCTGAATTAGCGCAATTTCCGCACTGTGATGTGTCGGCAATCCAAGTGATCTCAAAGCCTTTGTTCAGGACCTCAATAATAACATCAGTATCGTTCATGAAGTCCGAAGGTGGTGGTAGACCTAGAGCTTCACTTCCTGAAATGGGGACAACCCTGGATCTGCAATTGCCGGGTAGTGGGTTTGCACGGTCCatattgagaacaaagtagtAGTAACCGCTAGCCGCAggacaaaagaaattatagaatcgagaagaaaaaaaatattggacGCAATAGTTAAAGAAGGTGAAATTAAGGTCACTGGAAGTGTAGTCGAACAGACTATAGTTTAAAGTGGAGTCAGCATATTTTTGAAGACATATATCTTCCAATAAATTCGTCCTCGCAACAACAAGGATCTGCGTGTTCCTATCGACGTGGATAACCCGATATTCCTGGGACGCCATGGATAGGGTCATGTTATACCCATCACAGCCGAGCTCGTAACCTGGATACCCACAGTAATCTGGTTT
This Eucalyptus grandis isolate ANBG69807.140 chromosome 7, ASM1654582v1, whole genome shotgun sequence DNA region includes the following protein-coding sequences:
- the LOC120295394 gene encoding PR5-like receptor kinase yields the protein MLSFRKKPMIRKIMALIQQRSKHFDGEIKMEGLVFSRRYTYEEIKRMTNSFREKLGEGGYGIVYKGKIRDGQLVAVKLLKKLTGDAEEFFNEIVSISKTSHVNVVSLLGFCFEGSKRALVYEFMPNGSLEKFIFNRSNTLEVDQQLSWDTLFKISLGIAHGLEYLHRGCKTRILHFDIKPHNILLDKNYCPKISDFGLAKICLREESIVSMLSARGTIGYIAPELIIRNIGGVSHKSDVYSYGMMVLEMVGKRRNIEFTGDSTNEIYFPHWVQQRLELQEELGLRGITNEEDEEIAKKMIVIGLWCIQIEPRARPSMTQVVEMLKGSVKALQAPPKPTLSSPSRLLI